Proteins encoded within one genomic window of Zestosphaera sp.:
- a CDS encoding site-2 protease family protein — translation MSREELEFLVSRHFTHALTYEDENLVEFLVDPLPGLTVDEAFSEVYNALVPKGYSVVLFSSKGMRFLRVSKRASTPRETFNRFMIMLFATVASVAVTGYFTLSNYNATVSALNRSFGAGVPYIDPILGTAAFVAGVMTPLMGHELSHYIASRRAGVPVTYPLPIPAPIVSPVGTFGAFIRSYHPPKDVKSLALVGISGPLAGVLLSIVLYIFSYISSPTIPVEVAQAALEADLIRELGVVPSLTLLIDQLLKVEGVVLLSPIALAAWFLLLVHFANLMPIGQLDGGHVMRSLTNVRAHSILSMTVITVSIITSIIVPNLIWLGIFAVIALLISGRGPHYGAANTLSKLSGRDKVLYGTTYLILLFLTLPLPVVV, via the coding sequence ATGAGTAGAGAGGAGCTTGAGTTCCTCGTCTCCAGACACTTCACGCATGCACTAACGTATGAAGACGAGAACCTTGTTGAGTTTTTGGTCGACCCTCTCCCGGGCCTCACAGTCGATGAGGCTTTCTCAGAAGTCTACAACGCGTTAGTCCCTAAAGGTTATTCGGTCGTGCTCTTCAGCAGTAAGGGCATGAGGTTCTTGAGGGTCTCAAAGAGGGCCTCAACACCTAGGGAGACGTTCAACCGCTTCATGATAATGCTCTTCGCCACAGTGGCCTCCGTAGCTGTTACAGGGTACTTCACCCTGTCCAACTACAACGCAACTGTTTCAGCGTTGAACAGGAGCTTCGGGGCGGGCGTGCCCTACATAGACCCCATCTTAGGCACTGCGGCATTCGTGGCTGGGGTTATGACCCCGCTGATGGGTCATGAGCTGAGTCATTACATAGCCAGCAGGCGTGCGGGGGTTCCCGTCACCTACCCACTCCCCATACCCGCACCCATAGTCTCTCCCGTCGGGACTTTCGGGGCTTTCATCAGATCCTACCACCCCCCTAAGGACGTGAAGAGCCTGGCTCTAGTAGGCATCTCAGGACCTCTTGCAGGCGTCCTCCTCTCCATAGTTCTCTATATATTCTCATACATCAGCTCGCCAACAATACCGGTTGAGGTTGCTCAGGCAGCCTTGGAGGCGGACCTTATCAGGGAGTTGGGCGTGGTGCCGTCGCTCACCCTCCTCATAGACCAATTACTTAAGGTTGAGGGCGTGGTACTCCTGAGCCCCATAGCCCTAGCAGCCTGGTTCCTCCTGCTAGTCCACTTCGCCAACCTAATGCCTATAGGGCAGCTTGACGGCGGTCACGTGATGAGGTCCTTAACCAACGTCAGAGCCCACTCAATCCTGTCGATGACCGTCATAACTGTTAGCATTATAACGTCCATAATCGTGCCCAACCTTATATGGCTGGGGATCTTCGCCGTCATAGCGCTCCTGATCTCCGGGAGAGGGCCCCACTACGGCGCAGCCAACACGCTCTCAAAGCTCAGCGGCAGAGACAAAGTACTGTACGGCACGACATACCTCATTCTACTCTTCCTAACCCTCCCGCTCCCGGTGGTTGTATAA
- a CDS encoding DNA-directed RNA polymerase subunit K, with the protein MSEGFVDYLKSLELRTKPYRLTRYEKARIVAARALQLSLGAVPLIDIRGFPKDPVVIAMEELRRGLLPITVVRRRPTGEVELVPVNKLVEVEHKLFGRVYGLEASK; encoded by the coding sequence ATGAGTGAGGGTTTCGTCGATTATCTGAAGTCATTAGAGCTGAGGACCAAGCCCTACAGGCTGACCAGGTATGAGAAGGCGCGTATAGTCGCTGCGAGGGCGCTACAGCTCAGTCTGGGTGCTGTACCCCTAATCGACATCAGGGGATTTCCTAAGGACCCTGTGGTGATCGCCATGGAGGAGTTGAGGAGGGGCCTCCTCCCGATAACCGTTGTTAGGAGACGTCCCACAGGTGAGGTTGAGCTAGTTCCTGTCAACAAGCTTGTTGAGGTTGAACACAAACTGTTCGGCCGTGTGTACGGCCTGGAAGCATCTAAGTAA
- the thsA gene encoding thermosome subunit alpha — protein MSVYGIPVVILKEGTQRTYGREALRNNIIAARALAEILKTSLGPRGMDKMLVDSFGDVTVTNDGAAIVKEMEIQHPAAKLLVEVAKATDAEVGDGTTSAVVLAGELLSKAEALLDQNIHPTIVIEGYKKAASTALELLDEVGYRVGIQNLETPEGLEASKRELRNVVYSVLASKYVATPDIIDYMIDLSIEAALKVAERRGDGTYDVRLDNVKIEKKKGASLAETKLVSGIVLDKEVVHPGMPKRVENARIALLDAPLEIEKPDITAKINITSPDQIKTFLDEETKVLKDMVEKIAAAGANVVVCQKGIDDVAQHFLAKKGILAVRRVKRSDMEKLERATGGRIVTSIRDLTPNDLGYAALVEERRVGNEKMVFVEGCKNPKAVTILIRGSSDMILDDTERSFNDALHSMRNILRDPKIVPGGGAVELELALRLRKKAEEVSGKEQLAIQAFADALEEIASILAQSAGMDPLQTIMELRRLHSEGKVNAGIEVLGGKIVEDMMTTKIIDPVVVKKQVIKAATEAATAILKTDDVIAASPMKKEEKGKEGAEMPEAGKFGGLD, from the coding sequence ATGTCGGTCTATGGTATACCTGTGGTAATCCTTAAGGAAGGGACTCAGAGGACCTACGGCCGTGAGGCTCTGAGGAACAACATAATAGCTGCTAGGGCTCTGGCCGAGATACTTAAGACGAGCTTAGGCCCTAGGGGCATGGATAAGATGTTGGTCGACTCATTCGGCGACGTCACCGTCACCAATGACGGTGCCGCCATAGTCAAGGAGATGGAGATACAACACCCGGCGGCTAAGCTGTTGGTTGAGGTGGCTAAGGCGACTGACGCCGAGGTCGGCGACGGAACTACCTCAGCCGTGGTTCTCGCTGGTGAGTTGCTGAGCAAGGCTGAGGCCCTGCTGGATCAGAACATACATCCGACGATAGTGATTGAGGGTTATAAGAAGGCCGCCAGCACCGCTCTGGAGCTGCTCGACGAGGTGGGGTATAGGGTGGGTATTCAGAACCTGGAGACCCCTGAGGGTCTGGAGGCCTCTAAACGTGAGTTAAGGAATGTGGTGTACTCGGTCCTCGCCTCGAAGTATGTGGCGACCCCGGACATAATCGACTACATGATAGACCTCAGCATCGAGGCGGCTCTGAAGGTGGCTGAGAGGAGGGGTGATGGGACCTACGATGTGAGGCTTGACAACGTCAAGATAGAGAAGAAGAAGGGCGCCTCCCTCGCCGAGACGAAGTTAGTCAGCGGTATAGTCCTGGATAAGGAGGTCGTTCATCCGGGCATGCCTAAGAGGGTTGAGAACGCTAGGATAGCCCTCCTCGATGCCCCGCTGGAGATCGAGAAGCCGGACATAACCGCTAAGATAAACATTACCTCGCCGGACCAGATAAAGACGTTCCTCGACGAGGAGACTAAGGTCCTTAAGGACATGGTTGAGAAGATCGCTGCCGCCGGCGCTAATGTCGTGGTGTGTCAGAAGGGCATTGACGACGTGGCGCAGCACTTCCTAGCCAAGAAAGGCATACTAGCAGTGAGGAGGGTGAAGAGATCAGACATGGAGAAGCTGGAGAGAGCGACCGGAGGCAGGATAGTGACGAGCATCAGGGACCTGACCCCGAACGACCTCGGCTACGCAGCCCTAGTGGAGGAGAGGAGGGTCGGTAACGAGAAGATGGTGTTTGTTGAGGGGTGCAAGAACCCGAAGGCCGTGACAATACTCATCAGAGGCTCGAGCGACATGATACTTGACGATACTGAGAGGTCCTTCAACGATGCACTGCACTCGATGCGCAACATACTTAGAGACCCTAAGATAGTGCCCGGCGGCGGTGCTGTGGAGCTTGAGCTGGCGTTGAGGCTGAGGAAGAAGGCCGAGGAGGTCAGCGGTAAGGAGCAACTCGCTATCCAGGCCTTCGCCGACGCGCTTGAGGAGATCGCCTCCATACTGGCTCAGTCGGCTGGCATGGACCCGCTGCAGACTATAATGGAGTTGAGGAGACTCCACAGTGAGGGTAAGGTCAACGCCGGTATAGAGGTGCTCGGCGGGAAGATAGTGGAGGACATGATGACCACCAAGATAATAGATCCGGTGGTGGTTAAGAAGCAGGTCATTAAAGCCGCTACCGAGGCAGCCACGGCGATACTCAAGACGGACGACGTCATAGCGGCCAGCCCGATGAAGAAGGAGGAGAAGGGTAAGGAAGGAGCTGAAATGCCTGAGGCAGGCAAGTTCGGCGGTCTCGACTAG
- a CDS encoding UPF0147 family protein: MNEARLKQAMLMLEKIVNDSSIPRNIRRAAISSLNMLKDASLTPGVRAANAIGILDEVTQDPNMPMHARTAIWNVIAVLSTVKD; encoded by the coding sequence ATGAATGAGGCAAGGCTGAAGCAGGCGATGCTCATGCTTGAGAAGATAGTGAATGACTCAAGCATACCGAGGAACATAAGGAGGGCCGCCATAAGCTCGCTGAACATGCTGAAGGACGCGTCACTGACGCCCGGCGTCAGAGCGGCTAACGCCATAGGTATTTTAGATGAGGTCACACAGGACCCCAACATGCCGATGCACGCTAGGACGGCGATATGGAATGTCATAGCGGTCCTGTCGACCGTTAAGGACTAA
- a CDS encoding DUF402 domain-containing protein — protein sequence MGLRARVRGIYSTAISKILHDNGVELVDVTPSIASRLKVSENRGLPADVTVKTENDNPSQLIVIGFPDAVEEVASILEVSIPDMLVFKPLAGLYATFKTRILGHEGRECVVQSPWGKATLVDYKECTQGRETLVTTIKLITNSSEKIVVSENIRVVGKYAIVGRGSSVTFSHFIRSKERISQLIEISSKHVREGYSIRWRSNSDEASLSEVMAELEELREKYRDLLEEVRGAPPLKVVYEGETARFYELTYSSKLYLDQVRKEVCPTIHMHHVFRGCERDGSLVGLLDALSAKVPGSEEVEIVNEWLLSELREADEVVVEHKKIWDKTIFMRGVIDKVLNEGGPVLQLKRVFRTHGTYDGLDVGKEVGDIALTFMRAGSSHIIHKYFSRDGRLKGVYVNFNTPVEIHHSGRVYYVDLDVDLVRSERSGCRMVDSEGFRRLMAEGVVSQGILESLIRDFQKVLQNVCT from the coding sequence GTGGGTCTGAGGGCTAGGGTTAGGGGGATTTATTCAACCGCCATATCCAAGATACTGCACGACAACGGCGTGGAGTTAGTGGACGTGACTCCGTCGATAGCGTCGAGGCTTAAAGTGAGTGAGAACAGGGGTCTTCCAGCGGACGTCACCGTCAAGACCGAGAACGACAACCCCTCACAGCTGATAGTTATAGGATTCCCGGACGCTGTGGAGGAGGTCGCCTCCATACTCGAGGTGAGCATCCCCGACATGCTGGTCTTCAAACCCCTGGCGGGGCTCTACGCGACCTTCAAGACACGCATCCTAGGTCATGAGGGGAGAGAGTGCGTGGTGCAGAGCCCGTGGGGCAAGGCAACACTGGTCGACTACAAGGAATGCACGCAGGGTAGGGAAACCCTTGTGACGACGATAAAGCTGATAACTAACAGCTCCGAGAAGATAGTGGTTTCTGAGAACATCAGGGTGGTGGGGAAGTACGCGATAGTTGGGAGGGGGTCCAGCGTCACCTTCAGCCACTTCATAAGGAGTAAGGAGAGGATATCACAGCTCATAGAGATATCGTCTAAGCACGTGCGTGAGGGCTACAGCATCAGGTGGAGGAGTAACTCCGACGAGGCGAGCCTCTCTGAAGTGATGGCTGAGCTGGAGGAGCTGAGGGAGAAGTACAGAGATCTCCTAGAGGAGGTGCGAGGGGCGCCACCACTTAAGGTGGTGTATGAGGGGGAGACCGCAAGATTCTACGAGCTCACATACAGTTCAAAACTATACCTCGACCAGGTCAGGAAGGAGGTCTGCCCAACAATCCACATGCACCACGTCTTCAGAGGTTGTGAGAGGGATGGAAGCTTGGTCGGGCTCCTCGACGCCCTCTCAGCCAAGGTGCCCGGGAGCGAGGAGGTCGAGATAGTTAATGAGTGGCTCCTGAGTGAGTTGAGGGAGGCTGATGAGGTGGTGGTGGAGCACAAGAAGATCTGGGACAAGACGATATTCATGAGGGGCGTCATCGACAAGGTGCTCAACGAGGGCGGGCCCGTCCTACAGCTCAAGCGAGTGTTCAGGACCCATGGAACATATGACGGGCTTGACGTAGGTAAGGAGGTCGGCGACATTGCGTTGACGTTCATGAGGGCAGGCTCCTCACACATAATCCACAAGTACTTCAGCAGGGACGGGAGGCTTAAAGGCGTCTATGTGAACTTCAACACGCCGGTGGAGATCCACCACTCTGGCAGGGTGTACTACGTGGATCTGGACGTAGATCTAGTCAGGTCCGAGAGGAGCGGTTGCAGAATGGTGGACTCAGAGGGCTTTCGCAGACTGATGGCTGAGGGAGTGGTGAGTCAGGGAATTCTGGAAAGCCTAATCAGGGACTTCCAGAAGGTTCTCCAGAACGTCTGCACGTAG
- the tmk gene encoding dTMP kinase encodes MGYFIVLEGLDGSGKTSVSVRLAELLERQGFKTLYTYEPYSEDFIRLISDYGRRLGGVMEAFLMAADRYNHVVSVIEPALMEGRVVVSDRYYYSSIAYQGAKGVSVGWIRTLNAFAPEPSVTIYLDVDPELGLARKKSSTTKIKYLEENASFLRRVREIYRRLVADGLMIEVDASRSLEEVVSSCRDVICARLGILCA; translated from the coding sequence GTGGGGTACTTCATAGTTCTCGAAGGTCTGGACGGCTCTGGCAAGACCTCAGTATCTGTGAGGCTTGCCGAACTTCTGGAAAGGCAAGGGTTTAAGACCCTCTACACATACGAACCCTACAGCGAGGACTTCATAAGACTCATAAGCGATTACGGGAGGAGGCTAGGCGGTGTTATGGAGGCCTTCCTCATGGCGGCCGATCGCTACAACCACGTGGTCTCTGTGATCGAGCCCGCTTTGATGGAGGGCAGAGTGGTCGTCAGCGACAGGTACTACTACTCCTCCATAGCGTATCAGGGAGCTAAGGGGGTGAGTGTGGGGTGGATTAGAACCCTTAACGCCTTCGCACCTGAGCCAAGCGTGACCATATATCTAGACGTGGACCCCGAGCTCGGCCTGGCCAGGAAGAAGTCCTCCACCACCAAGATAAAATATCTTGAGGAGAACGCCTCATTCCTGAGGAGGGTTAGGGAGATCTACAGGAGGTTGGTTGCGGACGGGCTCATGATTGAGGTCGACGCCTCCAGGAGCCTGGAGGAGGTCGTCAGCAGTTGCAGGGACGTCATATGCGCGAGGCTCGGCATCCTCTGTGCTTGA
- a CDS encoding DUF126 domain-containing protein — MVSLRVAKVFGADSVCGVLMVAAKPFSFLGDVTVDLAEVRGVGRIAGTILLAPAAVGSTVGPYVLYALSRRGLAPKALAVKSVDPALVAGCVLAGVSLYRLLDEGADFNALKALSGANACIEGGVLNAHWWVSWGTS; from the coding sequence GTGGTTTCTCTCCGTGTTGCTAAGGTGTTCGGCGCTGATAGTGTGTGCGGCGTGTTGATGGTCGCTGCCAAGCCCTTCTCCTTCCTGGGGGATGTGACGGTTGACTTGGCTGAGGTCAGGGGCGTTGGGAGGATTGCCGGGACCATCCTCCTAGCGCCGGCGGCCGTGGGCAGCACTGTGGGTCCTTACGTTCTCTACGCGCTGAGCAGGAGGGGACTAGCCCCTAAAGCGTTGGCCGTCAAATCAGTCGACCCCGCCCTGGTGGCCGGGTGCGTTCTCGCGGGGGTCTCCCTCTACAGGCTCCTCGACGAGGGAGCGGACTTCAACGCCCTGAAGGCATTGAGCGGCGCTAACGCGTGTATTGAGGGTGGGGTTCTCAACGCCCACTGGTGGGTGTCGTGGGGTACTTCATAG
- a CDS encoding aconitase X catalytic domain-containing protein — translation MYLTKDEEAILNGERGYPYMLAMRVITAVGESLNAERLIPVAHVHVSGISYFNIGDAGLEFIESLAASDARFTAFTTANPYAALMDTSYGRLPGDAISKQSRIVSSLRRMGSATFTCAPYYVRKPSYGEHLAWAESNAVLYVNSLIGARSNREGGPLALLEGLVGRTYAAGVHLEEGRRPSCIVSVKAQLDWGLKTLSLVGLKVGELCPDSIPFVRGLEGVPEVGAKAFLAAFGSTSNAPMVIFNELTPDSEGLLAGSDLRERITVDAELLRESDAEVREVCEGGGVLYFIGCPHLSQKELAAIVDYVVREGKSFGGNEEVPELWLGVGEGVQLDEGLVDTLNNMGVRLARGMCPVTTRLDLMGVKCVVTDSGKALHYMPKLAGVKVVLKERHEILKEFLHGG, via the coding sequence ATGTACTTGACTAAGGATGAGGAGGCTATACTCAACGGCGAGCGGGGCTATCCATACATGCTGGCTATGAGGGTAATAACCGCGGTCGGGGAGTCCCTGAATGCCGAGAGGCTAATACCGGTCGCTCACGTCCACGTCTCAGGGATCTCGTACTTCAACATAGGCGATGCGGGCCTGGAGTTCATAGAGTCGCTGGCTGCAAGCGACGCTAGATTTACCGCCTTCACGACGGCCAACCCGTACGCGGCCCTGATGGACACCTCCTACGGCAGGTTGCCTGGCGATGCAATTAGCAAGCAATCAAGGATCGTGAGCTCTCTGAGACGTATGGGAAGCGCTACGTTCACGTGCGCTCCTTACTACGTGAGGAAGCCGTCATACGGGGAGCACCTCGCCTGGGCTGAGTCGAATGCCGTGCTCTACGTCAACTCCCTCATAGGGGCTAGGAGCAATAGGGAGGGAGGCCCTCTAGCCCTTCTTGAAGGACTTGTCGGGAGGACTTACGCTGCTGGGGTTCACCTGGAGGAGGGTCGCCGTCCCTCATGCATCGTCTCAGTGAAGGCTCAGCTTGACTGGGGTTTGAAGACGCTGTCGCTCGTGGGTCTGAAGGTCGGTGAGCTGTGCCCTGACTCAATACCGTTTGTGAGGGGTCTTGAGGGAGTTCCGGAGGTTGGTGCTAAGGCTTTCCTAGCAGCTTTCGGCTCCACCTCCAACGCCCCCATGGTGATCTTTAACGAGCTAACCCCGGATAGCGAGGGGCTTCTAGCGGGCTCCGACTTGAGGGAGAGGATAACGGTTGATGCAGAGTTGCTGAGGGAGTCCGACGCTGAGGTGCGGGAAGTTTGCGAGGGCGGTGGGGTCCTCTACTTTATAGGCTGTCCTCACCTCTCGCAGAAGGAGCTGGCAGCTATAGTTGATTACGTCGTGCGTGAGGGAAAGTCTTTCGGAGGGAATGAGGAGGTCCCTGAGCTCTGGCTCGGTGTCGGTGAAGGCGTGCAACTCGACGAGGGTCTCGTCGATACGCTGAACAACATGGGTGTCAGACTCGCCAGGGGGATGTGCCCCGTCACCACCAGACTCGATTTGATGGGCGTTAAGTGCGTGGTGACGGACTCCGGTAAGGCCCTCCACTACATGCCTAAGCTGGCGGGGGTTAAGGTGGTTCTCAAGGAGCGTCACGAGATCCTCAAGGAGTTCCTTCACGGTGGTTGA
- a CDS encoding UbiD family decarboxylase has translation MQGGRSSLWSLEDVLSELRSSGDLVEVGRPLSNLYEPTRVLMEAESRDRTVLFDVAGKRLKCVGNLVGSRRRVYKYLGVGGDVDAYRKLVGALSAEKEVGDWFTEYSFTELYRPYGGDHHTLPAIKFFERDGGLYIDSSVIVAETPEVDSYNASIHRLMVMEEGLAVRLVPRHLYRIYEQNRLRGSETPVAIAVGTHPLALLVSALSPPYGVFEFSLASTLAGSRVPIVRTPKYGLPVVAGTSVVIEGRISLRLVDEGPFVDLLNLYDAVRKQPLITIDSIYVLKENPYFHVILPGGSEHKTLMGFPREALIWDSVRRVVPRVVKVRLTEGGGQWLNAVISIERNHDGDGKNAALAAFAGHPSLKHVVVVDSDVDPDNLSEVEWAIATRFQASRGLLVVRESRGSTLDPSSDDGLTDKVAIVATYPLSKRSLFMRPVLPEG, from the coding sequence ATGCAAGGAGGACGGAGTAGCTTGTGGAGCTTAGAGGACGTCCTCAGCGAGTTGCGTTCGAGCGGTGACCTGGTTGAGGTTGGGAGACCGCTGAGCAACCTCTACGAGCCTACTAGGGTCCTCATGGAGGCGGAGAGTAGGGATAGAACTGTGTTGTTCGACGTGGCCGGCAAGCGCCTGAAGTGCGTCGGCAACTTGGTGGGGTCTAGACGCAGGGTCTACAAGTATCTAGGGGTCGGCGGCGACGTCGATGCGTACAGGAAACTGGTCGGCGCCTTAAGCGCTGAGAAAGAGGTCGGTGACTGGTTCACCGAGTACTCCTTCACAGAGCTCTACAGACCATACGGGGGCGACCACCACACGTTGCCTGCAATCAAGTTCTTCGAGAGGGATGGAGGGCTCTACATAGACTCTTCAGTAATTGTGGCTGAGACGCCTGAGGTCGACTCATACAACGCCTCGATACATAGACTCATGGTCATGGAGGAGGGGCTTGCAGTAAGACTGGTCCCGAGACATCTCTACAGGATCTACGAGCAGAACAGGCTTAGAGGATCTGAGACCCCGGTAGCGATAGCTGTCGGCACCCACCCGCTGGCGCTCCTAGTTTCGGCGCTCTCACCGCCCTACGGTGTTTTCGAGTTCTCCCTCGCATCGACCCTCGCGGGGTCGAGGGTGCCTATAGTCCGGACACCTAAGTACGGCCTGCCGGTGGTAGCCGGGACCTCTGTGGTGATTGAGGGGAGGATAAGTTTAAGGCTGGTTGATGAAGGACCTTTCGTGGACCTTCTGAACCTGTATGATGCCGTCAGGAAGCAGCCCTTAATAACCATTGACTCCATATACGTCCTTAAGGAGAACCCGTACTTCCACGTGATACTGCCTGGAGGCAGCGAGCACAAGACCCTCATGGGGTTTCCGCGTGAGGCGTTAATATGGGACTCAGTGAGGAGGGTTGTGCCCAGAGTCGTTAAGGTCAGGCTGACGGAGGGCGGTGGTCAGTGGCTCAACGCGGTTATATCGATTGAAAGGAATCACGACGGTGATGGCAAGAACGCGGCTTTAGCGGCCTTCGCCGGACACCCGAGCCTGAAGCACGTGGTCGTGGTGGACTCCGACGTCGACCCGGACAACCTGAGTGAGGTTGAGTGGGCCATCGCCACGAGGTTCCAGGCCTCCAGAGGCCTTCTGGTGGTGAGGGAGTCAAGAGGCTCCACGCTGGACCCGAGCTCGGACGACGGCCTGACGGATAAGGTGGCGATAGTGGCTACATACCCGCTCTCGAAGAGGTCGCTGTTTATGAGACCGGTACTTCCTGAGGGTTAG
- a CDS encoding Clp1/GlmU family protein, whose protein sequence is MNGVTHTLEAGEIARVTGPARVEVMKGRILLVGSEYVGGSAMVIHGLRSYSIKALEESELRVFLGAGGIFERVSPADEVIDDWVEVADCVWRDVARGDLVKVMVIGPPESGKTTLTAFITNYLRSKGVRCCLIEGDVGQEDLAVPTAVAMTVVDRPFIWQRELSFQEFRFVGCASPRGCESRVIAALADLISAASSKGCGAVLVNTDGWVDGRDALTYKLELIRWVKPTHLVVLDERMEGLMDTAFRGLLKVVGAKAPGKVRARSREERRQLRAEAYRKYFANASVRSVRTDGVGLIKIPLFNCGRIPVDVLLSIYPELTVLAPYILRACADDRDLTLLVRGSPNPSLVEGIRNDVYAKYAVKLTLVDRKELTGHLVGIVGEGFRDVGVGVVEDVRFDEGGDATIKLRTPYEGPIIALVGSNIRLDEGFRDARRTE, encoded by the coding sequence ATGAATGGCGTAACCCACACTCTAGAGGCTGGAGAGATCGCCAGAGTCACAGGTCCTGCGAGAGTTGAGGTGATGAAGGGCAGGATACTGCTTGTGGGTAGCGAGTACGTTGGAGGCAGTGCCATGGTGATCCACGGTCTTAGGAGCTACTCAATCAAGGCTCTGGAGGAGTCGGAGCTCAGGGTCTTCCTGGGGGCAGGAGGCATCTTCGAGAGGGTGAGTCCGGCGGATGAGGTGATTGACGACTGGGTTGAGGTGGCGGACTGTGTCTGGAGGGATGTTGCCCGCGGTGACTTGGTTAAGGTCATGGTCATAGGGCCTCCAGAGTCCGGTAAGACCACGTTGACAGCCTTCATAACCAATTACCTGAGGTCTAAGGGGGTAAGGTGCTGTCTAATCGAGGGTGACGTAGGTCAGGAGGATCTGGCGGTGCCCACCGCCGTCGCCATGACCGTGGTTGACAGACCGTTCATATGGCAGAGGGAGCTGAGCTTTCAGGAGTTCAGGTTCGTCGGGTGTGCCAGTCCGCGCGGCTGTGAGTCCAGAGTCATAGCCGCCCTAGCCGATTTGATCAGCGCGGCTTCAAGCAAGGGATGCGGGGCCGTATTAGTGAATACTGACGGATGGGTTGACGGGAGGGATGCGTTGACGTACAAGCTGGAGTTGATCAGGTGGGTTAAGCCGACCCATCTCGTGGTGTTGGATGAGAGGATGGAGGGCTTGATGGACACCGCATTCCGGGGACTCCTTAAGGTTGTTGGTGCCAAGGCACCCGGCAAGGTTAGAGCCAGGAGTAGGGAAGAGAGGCGACAACTCAGGGCCGAGGCCTACAGGAAGTACTTCGCGAACGCCTCAGTGAGGAGCGTGCGTACAGACGGTGTTGGACTGATCAAGATTCCCCTCTTCAACTGCGGGCGGATTCCTGTAGATGTGCTGCTGAGCATCTACCCTGAGTTGACGGTGCTGGCTCCCTACATACTAAGGGCGTGTGCTGACGATAGGGACCTCACCCTGCTGGTCAGGGGATCGCCGAACCCCTCCCTAGTAGAGGGGATTAGGAACGATGTCTACGCTAAGTACGCGGTTAAGCTAACGCTCGTTGATAGGAAGGAGCTCACCGGGCATTTGGTGGGCATTGTGGGAGAGGGATTCAGGGATGTCGGCGTGGGTGTGGTGGAGGACGTGAGGTTCGACGAAGGCGGCGACGCTACGATCAAGCTGAGAACCCCCTACGAAGGGCCTATAATAGCTCTAGTAGGCAGTAATATTAGATTAGACGAGGGATTCAGGGATGCAAGGAGGACGGAGTAG
- the rsmA gene encoding 16S rRNA (adenine(1518)-N(6)/adenine(1519)-N(6))-dimethyltransferase RsmA encodes MGFDAGDPCVWLKNILSDIERGTPLLRRYGQHLMTDCRLGTLFMESLSRLGVSTVLEVGAGPGLLTKFIVRAVKHLVAVELDVRFSRYGSRLVREEPKVEYLLGDGLKMVKERVVRADAVVSNTPYSITGPFIASIVKSNIPYALITLQKEVGERLIASPGSREYGRVTVLVQSFMKPSIVDYVSPESFHPPPKVWSALVLLERRREWTRGDELFEELLKCLFNQRRRKASKVFRECSTRLAGVTPAAEELKALVGERRVYQLNVDEFNALAEMIRRLF; translated from the coding sequence ATGGGGTTCGACGCCGGTGACCCATGTGTGTGGCTCAAGAACATTCTATCCGATATCGAGAGAGGTACACCCCTCCTGAGGAGGTACGGGCAGCACTTAATGACTGACTGCAGGCTCGGGACGCTTTTCATGGAGTCCCTCTCGAGGCTGGGCGTAAGCACCGTTCTCGAGGTGGGCGCGGGCCCGGGCCTCCTCACCAAATTCATCGTTAGGGCTGTGAAGCACCTGGTAGCGGTCGAGCTGGATGTCAGGTTCTCAAGATACGGCAGCAGGCTAGTCCGGGAGGAGCCGAAGGTGGAGTATCTGCTGGGGGACGGGCTTAAGATGGTTAAAGAGAGGGTCGTGAGGGCGGATGCCGTTGTGTCCAACACTCCCTACTCAATAACCGGGCCGTTCATAGCCTCTATAGTGAAGTCAAACATCCCCTACGCACTAATAACCCTCCAGAAGGAGGTGGGTGAAAGACTCATCGCATCCCCGGGAAGCAGGGAGTACGGGCGAGTCACAGTACTCGTCCAGAGCTTCATGAAGCCCTCGATCGTGGATTACGTAAGTCCGGAGTCCTTCCACCCACCGCCTAAAGTCTGGTCAGCGCTGGTGTTGCTTGAGAGGCGTAGAGAGTGGACACGCGGAGACGAGCTGTTCGAGGAACTCCTCAAGTGTCTGTTCAACCAGAGGAGGAGGAAAGCGTCTAAAGTGTTTAGAGAGTGTTCCACCAGACTAGCGGGCGTAACGCCCGCCGCCGAGGAGCTGAAAGCCCTGGTGGGTGAGAGGAGGGTCTACCAGCTGAACGTGGACGAATTCAACGCGTTGGCGGAGATGATTAGACGGTTATTCTAA